In a single window of the Clarias gariepinus isolate MV-2021 ecotype Netherlands chromosome 16, CGAR_prim_01v2, whole genome shotgun sequence genome:
- the gsg1l gene encoding germ cell-specific gene 1-like protein yields the protein MRLKSARLRGPGNPANSFSHAHSPGRPSPVPAVPRMSPARAMKTSRRFRALLSVGLNLLALLLSSTAFATAYWCQGTQRVPKPSCSKERRHHCIDYGANDTDPSKVHYSWETGDDRFLFRHFHAGIWYSCEENIHGGGEKCRSFIDLAPASERGVLWLSVVSEVLYIMLLVVGFSLMCLELFHSSNVIDGLKLNAFAAVFTVLSGLLGMVAHMMYTQVFQITVSLGPEDWRPHTWDYGWSFCMAWGSFTCCMAASVTTLNSYTKTAIEFRHKRKLFEQGLREEQAFLDQEAFHYFQDRSVQSISSSVDLYPGHSSNVAHASTYTSGRGKMRAPPAPVDMADNTDSLGEEQC from the exons ATGCGCTTGAAGAGCGCGCGCCTCCGCGGTCCCGGTAACCCCGCCAACTCTTTCTCTCACGCGCACTCTCCTGGTCGTCCGTCTCCGGTGCCGGCCGTCCCGCGCATGAGCCCCGCGCGCGCCATGAAGACGAGCCGCCGGTTTCGCGCGCTGCTCTCCGTGGGCTTGAACTTGCTCGCGCTGTTGCTCTCGAGCACGGCGTTCGCCACGGCGTACTGGTGTCAGGGCACCCAGCGCGTGCCCAAGCCGAGCTGCAGCAAGGAGCGGCGCCACCACTGCATCGACTACGGAGCCAACGACACCGACCCGAGCAAAGTGCACTACAGCTGGGAGACCGGGGACGACCGCTTCCTGTTCCGGCATTTCCACGCGGGCATCTGGTACTCCTGCGAGGAGAACATCCACGGCGGAG GTGAGAAATGCAGGAGCTTCATCGATCTGGCTCCAGCGTCGGAGAGAG GTGTCCTTTGGCTGTCAGTGGTCTCGGAGGTGCTATACATCATGCTGCTGGTGGTTGGCTTCAGTCTAATGTGCTTGGAGCTCTTTCACTCCAGCAACGTGATCGATGGCTTGAAGCTGAACGCCTTCGCCGCCGTCTTCACTGTGCTGTCAG GACTTTTGGGAATGGTGGCTCACATGATGTACACTCAGGTGTTCCAGATCACAGTTAGTCTGGGACCCGAAGACTGGAGACCGCACACCTGGGACTACGGCTGGTCCTTCTG CATGGCGTGGGGATCTTTCACCTGTTGCATGGCTGCCTCCGTCACCACGCTCAACTCCTACACCAAGACGGCCATCGAGTTCCGGCACAAGCGCAAGCTCTTCGAGCAGGGTCTTCGAGAGGAACAGGCCTTTCTCGACCAAGAGGCTTTCCACTACTTCCAGGATCGCTCGGTGCAGTCCATCTCCAGCTCGGTGGACCTGTACCCGGGCCATAGCAGCAACGTCGCCCATGCTAGCACCTACACCAGCGGCCGGGGGAAAATGCGTGCCCCTCCGGCGCCCGTGGACATGGCGGATAACACGGATTCTCTGGGAGAGGAGCAATGCTGA